In Leptolyngbya sp. SIO1E4, one DNA window encodes the following:
- the bioB gene encoding biotin synthase BioB, with protein sequence MTPLLTLPDWILLADQALSGDVISRDDAHRVLDAPDGELLAQLHAAYRVRQHYWGNRVRLHFLLNAQSGLCPEDCHYCSQSKISTAEIDKYPLMTRDKVLAAAERAHTLKAGTFCMVISGRSPAESTFNRVLDLVRSVKAQYPMKICACLGLLDSEQTHRLAEAGVDRVNHNLNTAEGHHENICTTHTFQDRMATVEAVKHAGLTTCSGGILGMGESPDDVIDLALSLRQLEVTSVPINFLIPIAGTPFASTSRLNPRQCLRMLCLFRFLLPSQEIRIAGGREVHLRSLQPLGLYAANSIFIGDYLTTPGQAAQADFEMIRDAGFVLEAPDGSVLAGDPVAELQAMTR encoded by the coding sequence ATGACCCCATTGTTAACCTTACCCGATTGGATCCTCCTAGCTGATCAGGCACTGTCTGGGGACGTCATCAGCCGTGACGATGCCCATCGGGTTCTCGATGCACCCGATGGGGAGTTGCTGGCTCAACTCCATGCGGCTTACCGGGTGCGTCAACACTATTGGGGTAACCGGGTACGCCTGCACTTTCTACTCAATGCTCAGAGTGGGTTGTGCCCTGAAGATTGCCACTATTGCTCTCAGTCCAAAATTTCGACGGCTGAGATTGACAAATATCCCCTCATGACTCGAGACAAGGTGCTAGCAGCGGCAGAACGCGCCCATACCTTGAAAGCAGGCACCTTCTGCATGGTGATTTCAGGGCGATCGCCCGCTGAATCCACGTTTAACCGAGTTTTAGATCTGGTGCGATCGGTAAAAGCACAATATCCCATGAAGATTTGTGCTTGTCTGGGGTTACTCGACAGTGAGCAAACCCATCGACTCGCAGAAGCGGGGGTCGATCGAGTCAACCATAATCTCAATACAGCTGAGGGCCATCACGAGAATATTTGCACCACCCACACCTTTCAAGACCGGATGGCGACGGTAGAAGCGGTTAAACATGCGGGCCTAACCACTTGTTCAGGCGGCATTTTGGGCATGGGTGAATCGCCAGACGATGTCATTGACTTAGCCCTGTCTCTACGCCAACTAGAGGTCACCAGCGTTCCTATTAACTTTTTGATTCCCATTGCCGGTACCCCCTTTGCCAGCACTAGCAGGCTCAATCCCCGGCAATGTTTGCGCATGCTGTGTCTCTTCCGGTTTTTGCTCCCCAGTCAAGAAATTCGCATTGCTGGGGGGCGGGAAGTGCATTTGCGATCGCTCCAACCCTTAGGGCTCTATGCCGCAAATTCCATCTTCATTGGCGACTACCTGACCACCCCCGGGCAAGCTGCCCAAGCTGACTTCGAGATGATCCGTGACGCCGGATTTGTCCTCGAAGCACCGGATGGTTCTGTGTTGGCAGGCGATCCCGTCGCAGAACTGCAGGCGATGACGCGCTAG
- a CDS encoding DUF4330 domain-containing protein: MAILDAKGRLFGKVSLLDIGAALIVLMVIVGVFFVPGTGGSVANVGSATQPIEVDVMVRGLTVSDPEALFQTLKDSETTSIVIRNQPAGNVQVKEVTRLPRSQAVPQPDGSVKSFPDPRPELNYTIDLLVTLADDAVMTDNGPVFGNSKVKIGTQIELEGEFYDFNTSVVGVRVVEETS, encoded by the coding sequence ATGGCAATTTTGGATGCAAAAGGTCGGCTATTTGGCAAAGTGAGTCTGCTGGATATTGGGGCAGCCCTAATTGTTCTCATGGTCATTGTGGGGGTCTTCTTTGTCCCAGGGACAGGGGGCTCAGTGGCCAATGTTGGCAGTGCCACTCAACCCATAGAAGTTGATGTGATGGTGCGGGGGCTGACGGTGTCTGATCCTGAAGCGCTGTTTCAGACCTTGAAAGACTCGGAGACCACCAGCATCGTTATTCGAAATCAGCCCGCTGGCAATGTACAGGTTAAAGAAGTGACAAGACTGCCTCGGAGTCAGGCGGTTCCTCAACCGGATGGCAGTGTTAAATCTTTTCCAGATCCGCGCCCTGAGCTGAATTACACCATCGACCTGCTGGTGACCTTAGCCGATGATGCAGTCATGACAGACAACGGGCCTGTTTTTGGTAACAGCAAGGTCAAGATTGGCACACAAATTGAACTTGAAGGCGAATTCTATGACTTCAACACCAGCGTGGTGGGCGTACGTGTTGTAGAAGAGACCAGCTGA
- a CDS encoding M48 family metalloprotease, with protein sequence MREPWFKQLRRLSKRWVYGVIALIVASGLVMATPKPSNANIFDLIFNGIQYIQLSNLNDEQEVQLGRQTDQALRRQGVRIYNRNSDVVAYVNDIGQRLAENSRRTNVPYTFQIVDDDGVNAFATSGGYVYINKGLIREADTEAELAGVMAHEIGHIVGRHAINQMREITLANGIAGALGVSEDDLVNIGVQLALFLPNSRGAEYEADELGYENMGEAGYDQRGLITFMQKLAEGGSPPEFFSTHPDPDNRVNRLQAMYDESHQASATDGSNAQAYRSRISGL encoded by the coding sequence ATGCGAGAACCCTGGTTTAAGCAGCTACGTCGTCTCAGTAAACGATGGGTGTATGGCGTGATCGCCCTGATTGTAGCCTCCGGGCTAGTAATGGCCACGCCCAAACCTTCAAATGCCAACATTTTTGACTTAATTTTTAACGGCATTCAGTATATCCAGCTTTCTAACCTCAACGATGAGCAGGAAGTACAACTCGGACGACAAACCGATCAGGCCCTCAGACGCCAAGGGGTGCGGATCTACAATCGCAACTCAGACGTGGTGGCCTATGTCAATGACATTGGGCAACGCCTGGCCGAAAACAGCCGCCGCACTAACGTTCCCTATACTTTTCAAATTGTGGATGACGATGGCGTCAATGCCTTCGCAACCTCAGGGGGCTATGTCTACATCAACAAGGGGCTGATTCGAGAAGCAGACACCGAAGCTGAACTGGCGGGGGTCATGGCGCACGAAATTGGTCATATTGTTGGTCGCCACGCAATTAATCAAATGCGCGAAATTACCCTGGCTAATGGCATCGCCGGAGCCCTGGGCGTTTCTGAAGATGATCTGGTCAATATTGGTGTACAGCTGGCTCTGTTTTTGCCCAATAGCCGTGGGGCTGAGTATGAAGCGGATGAGCTTGGCTATGAAAACATGGGCGAGGCAGGCTATGACCAGCGAGGGCTGATCACATTTATGCAAAAGCTAGCCGAGGGCGGGTCTCCACCCGAGTTCTTTAGCACGCACCCAGATCCTGATAACCGGGTAAATCGGCTGCAAGCAATGTACGACGAATCTCACCAGGCGAGTGCCACCGACGGCAGTAATGCCCAGGCTTACCGGTCTAGAATCAGCGGTCTGTAA
- a CDS encoding pantothenate kinase, which yields MSAPDPLLHPWLALVIGNTRLHWAAFVDNVLQTTWHTRHLNATDVASLIQQQFIPNSWAPFTTDSVPLLPTPGHAEDDGLHNAELPLYIASVVPAQAALWSIYPGSRELHLDQIPLQNLYPTLGIDRALNLLGAGDRYGWPVLVIDAGTALTFTAGDTRALMGGAILPGLTMQFQALGKYTANLPQAHAGERLPQRWAHNTPDAIQSGILYSTLATIHDFLADWHRRYPNAPAILTGGDGARLFPWLTMSDRTPPLQLDLGLMFGGMQCCRQFLLSSFTDR from the coding sequence ATGTCTGCCCCTGACCCACTGCTGCATCCCTGGCTTGCCCTCGTCATCGGCAACACGCGCCTGCACTGGGCGGCTTTCGTTGACAACGTACTTCAAACGACTTGGCATACTCGCCATCTCAATGCTACAGACGTGGCGTCTCTTATCCAGCAGCAATTCATCCCCAACAGTTGGGCACCTTTTACAACTGATTCGGTTCCATTACTGCCAACGCCAGGACACGCAGAGGATGATGGGCTTCACAACGCCGAGTTACCTCTTTACATCGCCTCTGTTGTTCCAGCGCAGGCGGCGCTGTGGTCCATTTATCCTGGCTCCCGAGAGCTGCACCTAGATCAGATTCCACTGCAGAACCTTTACCCAACCCTAGGGATTGATCGGGCCTTGAATTTATTGGGCGCAGGCGATCGCTACGGTTGGCCTGTGCTCGTGATTGATGCCGGGACAGCCCTCACCTTCACTGCAGGAGACACCCGTGCCCTGATGGGAGGGGCCATTTTGCCTGGCTTGACGATGCAGTTTCAGGCGTTGGGAAAGTATACGGCCAACTTGCCCCAAGCTCACGCTGGTGAGCGCCTGCCCCAGCGCTGGGCACACAATACACCAGACGCGATTCAGAGCGGGATTTTGTACAGTACCCTGGCCACCATTCATGATTTCCTGGCAGATTGGCACCGCAGGTATCCTAACGCGCCTGCGATTCTCACAGGGGGAGATGGGGCACGGTTATTCCCGTGGTTGACGATGAGCGATCGAACACCCCCCCTACAGCTAGATCTGGGCCTCATGTTTGGGGGGATGCAATGTTGTCGTCAGTTTCTGCTGTCTAGCTTTACAGACCGCTGA
- a CDS encoding glycerate kinase has translation MPPTDILQALFDAAVAAAQPDRRIPEFLPKPPLGKTVVVGAGKSAAAMAHAVEQAWQGDLSGVVVTRYGHSVKTQTITVLEAAHPVPDAQGMAAAERILQTVTPLGEEDLVICLISGGGSALLTLPPPDISLEVLADLNRQLLRCGADIGEMNAVRKNLSRSSGGRLAAAAYPAQVVSLLISDVPGDDLRAIASGPTVGDTVTAQAALQILQKYDLSVPSEVQAYLEKDPNPVVSPEDPRLKTTTHHLIATPQQSLAAAAALAQEMGYAPLILGNAIEGEAQQVGIVHAGIARQVVKYGQPVAPPCVILSGGETTVTVTGDCGKGGRNSEFLLSLAVALKGLDRVWAIACDTDGIDGSEENAGATMTPAILQQGRDLGLKATDFLDRHDSYSFFQAVNGLVETGPTLTNVNDFRAILIEA, from the coding sequence ATGCCTCCCACCGATATCCTGCAGGCGCTTTTTGACGCTGCCGTTGCCGCTGCTCAGCCCGATCGCCGCATTCCCGAATTTTTGCCCAAGCCACCCCTTGGCAAAACCGTTGTCGTTGGGGCGGGCAAGTCCGCTGCCGCCATGGCTCATGCGGTCGAACAGGCCTGGCAGGGTGATCTCTCGGGGGTGGTCGTCACCCGCTATGGGCACAGCGTCAAGACACAGACAATCACCGTGCTAGAAGCTGCACATCCAGTCCCAGATGCCCAGGGAATGGCTGCGGCAGAGCGGATCTTGCAAACAGTGACGCCCCTGGGTGAAGAGGATCTGGTCATTTGCTTGATTTCCGGGGGAGGGTCAGCGCTGCTGACCCTCCCCCCTCCAGACATCTCCTTAGAAGTTTTGGCCGATTTGAACCGGCAACTGCTGCGCTGCGGGGCAGACATTGGGGAAATGAACGCAGTGCGGAAGAACCTGTCTCGTTCCAGTGGCGGGCGGTTAGCGGCAGCGGCTTATCCGGCCCAGGTCGTGTCGTTGCTGATTTCTGATGTGCCCGGCGATGATTTAAGGGCGATCGCCTCTGGCCCCACCGTGGGTGATACCGTCACGGCCCAAGCGGCGCTGCAAATTCTCCAGAAATACGACCTCTCAGTTCCCTCAGAAGTGCAGGCTTATCTGGAAAAAGACCCCAACCCTGTCGTGTCGCCAGAGGATCCTCGGCTGAAGACAACCACCCACCATCTCATTGCAACGCCCCAGCAATCTTTAGCCGCCGCTGCCGCCTTAGCGCAGGAAATGGGCTATGCCCCCCTGATTTTAGGCAACGCAATTGAAGGAGAAGCTCAACAAGTAGGCATTGTTCATGCAGGCATTGCGCGGCAAGTGGTGAAATACGGGCAGCCAGTGGCTCCCCCTTGCGTCATCCTATCGGGGGGTGAAACCACCGTCACAGTGACCGGGGACTGCGGCAAGGGCGGCAGAAATAGCGAATTTTTGCTCTCCTTGGCAGTGGCTCTCAAAGGGTTAGATCGCGTGTGGGCCATCGCCTGCGACACTGACGGCATTGATGGCAGCGAAGAGAATGCGGGTGCTACCATGACCCCAGCCATCCTGCAGCAGGGGCGCGATCTGGGTCTCAAGGCTACTGATTTTCTAGACCGCCACGACAGCTATTCCTTTTTTCAAGCTGTTAATGGCCTGGTTGAAACTGGCCCCACCCTCACCAACGTCAACGACTTCCGCGCCATTTTGATTGAAGCCTGA
- a CDS encoding M1 family metallopeptidase: MSYFSRFDTEAPKHKSFELPGARPHYTPDRPGQVEHIALDLSLDIPQQRYTGTCQIRLKPVRSGLTHLTLDAVTLHIESVMIGNLSQAFDHDGEALHVTLSHPTTAGQSIELTIAYRSENPQRGLYFVAPTEHQPNKPVLVWTQGEDEDSRYWFPCFDYPGQLSTSEVRVRVPKQYQAISNGELVKTIAEGDNKIFHWVQKQVHPTYLMTLAVGDFDEIRDEWDGIPVTYYAQRGRQADAQRTMGKTPAMIAFFSDRFGYRYAFPKYAQVCVTDFTFGGMENTSCTLLTDRCLLDERAALDNTNSEMLVAHELAHQWFGDLLVINHWSHAWVKEGMATYSEVLWTHNQYGAEEAAYYRLGEMRSYLSEDKTRYRRPMVTHVYREPIELYDRHIYEKGACVYHMIRTELGDDLFWQAIQGFVNTFAHKTVETLDLIRTIEATTGRNLRFLFDQYVYRGGHPDFKVTYKWDADSSLAKVTITQTQAKAGDKGSQSGLFDLRIPIGFGYVKGETVTVQPMTIRIHEQEQALYFPLAHKPDFISFDVDNHYTKTVKLEYPLPELKAQLQHDPDPISRIYAAEAIAQKGGLEAVKALAKALTGDRFWGVRAEVAEQLADLKLDQAVTALLQGLRDPHPKVRRAVMTALGSVKTPSSYQALTEAVNQGDASYYVEAAAARSLGKIGASQLPGIPDQAETLAILETVLRERAGWNEVVRSGALGGISQFKTSGPALALILRYTEPAVPSMLRLGAVRALGAISTGQSKPNVERILERLEAISREPQFLTQMTVIAALSMMEDVGAVRVLQGIADHIDDGRVRRRAEEAVQKVQKAIEKDAAVEKLQKDLEELKKANQEMKSRLEELEAKARP; encoded by the coding sequence ATGTCGTACTTCTCTCGATTTGACACCGAAGCCCCTAAACATAAGTCTTTTGAACTCCCAGGAGCCAGACCCCACTACACCCCTGATCGCCCAGGTCAGGTTGAGCATATTGCCCTGGATCTGTCATTGGATATCCCTCAACAGCGCTACACGGGCACGTGTCAGATTCGCCTGAAGCCGGTACGTAGCGGGCTGACCCATCTCACCTTGGATGCGGTCACACTTCACATCGAGTCGGTCATGATTGGCAACCTGTCCCAAGCGTTTGACCACGATGGAGAAGCATTGCATGTGACCCTCAGCCACCCCACCACTGCAGGGCAATCCATCGAGCTTACGATCGCTTATCGCAGCGAAAACCCCCAGCGGGGGCTGTATTTTGTTGCGCCCACTGAGCATCAACCAAACAAGCCCGTGTTGGTATGGACCCAGGGAGAAGATGAAGATTCCCGCTATTGGTTTCCCTGTTTTGACTATCCCGGTCAGCTGTCGACTAGCGAGGTGCGCGTCCGGGTACCCAAACAGTACCAGGCCATCTCCAACGGGGAACTGGTAAAGACCATTGCCGAGGGAGACAACAAGATTTTCCATTGGGTACAAAAGCAGGTACATCCGACTTACCTAATGACCCTGGCAGTGGGAGATTTCGATGAGATTCGCGACGAGTGGGATGGCATCCCGGTGACCTATTACGCCCAGAGAGGGCGTCAGGCAGATGCTCAGCGCACCATGGGTAAGACCCCCGCCATGATTGCGTTCTTTAGCGATCGCTTTGGCTACCGCTACGCTTTTCCCAAATACGCCCAGGTATGCGTCACCGACTTTACCTTCGGCGGCATGGAAAACACCTCTTGCACCCTGCTCACGGATCGCTGCTTACTCGACGAACGGGCAGCCCTGGACAACACAAATTCTGAAATGCTTGTCGCCCACGAGCTGGCTCATCAGTGGTTTGGCGATTTATTGGTGATTAACCACTGGTCCCACGCTTGGGTCAAAGAGGGCATGGCAACCTACTCCGAAGTGCTGTGGACGCACAATCAGTATGGAGCGGAAGAAGCTGCTTACTATCGTTTGGGAGAAATGCGCAGCTATCTATCCGAAGACAAAACTCGATATCGGCGTCCCATGGTGACCCATGTCTATCGAGAACCGATTGAGCTGTACGACCGCCATATTTATGAAAAGGGTGCCTGTGTTTATCACATGATCCGTACAGAGCTGGGGGACGACCTCTTTTGGCAGGCAATCCAGGGGTTTGTGAACACGTTTGCACACAAAACAGTCGAAACCTTAGATCTGATCCGCACGATTGAAGCGACAACCGGGCGTAACCTGCGCTTCCTGTTTGACCAGTATGTCTATCGAGGCGGCCATCCAGATTTTAAGGTGACCTACAAATGGGATGCTGACAGCAGCCTGGCCAAAGTCACGATTACCCAAACCCAGGCTAAAGCAGGCGATAAAGGGAGTCAAAGTGGTCTGTTTGACCTCCGAATTCCCATTGGTTTCGGTTACGTCAAAGGAGAAACCGTAACGGTACAGCCAATGACGATCCGCATCCACGAGCAAGAGCAGGCGCTCTATTTCCCATTGGCTCACAAACCGGACTTCATTAGCTTTGATGTGGATAATCACTACACCAAAACAGTGAAGTTAGAGTATCCCTTACCTGAACTCAAAGCTCAATTACAGCACGATCCCGACCCGATTTCCCGGATTTATGCCGCCGAGGCGATCGCGCAAAAAGGCGGGTTAGAGGCGGTGAAAGCGTTAGCAAAGGCGCTGACAGGCGATCGCTTTTGGGGAGTTCGGGCAGAGGTTGCTGAGCAGCTGGCGGATCTAAAACTAGATCAGGCAGTGACGGCCCTACTTCAAGGACTCCGCGATCCCCATCCCAAGGTTCGCCGTGCAGTAATGACGGCACTCGGCAGCGTGAAGACACCGAGCAGCTATCAAGCCCTGACGGAGGCGGTGAACCAGGGAGACGCCAGCTACTATGTGGAAGCAGCCGCCGCCCGTTCCCTTGGCAAGATTGGAGCGTCTCAGCTCCCCGGCATTCCCGATCAGGCAGAAACGCTGGCCATTTTAGAAACGGTGCTCCGGGAGCGAGCAGGATGGAACGAGGTTGTGCGCTCTGGTGCGTTAGGGGGCATTAGTCAATTTAAAACTTCCGGCCCTGCCTTAGCACTGATTCTGCGATATACCGAACCCGCCGTGCCCTCGATGTTGCGCTTAGGCGCCGTCCGAGCCTTAGGCGCGATTTCAACCGGTCAGAGTAAGCCGAATGTTGAACGCATCTTAGAACGCCTGGAAGCAATCTCGCGAGAACCTCAATTCTTGACTCAAATGACGGTGATTGCTGCCCTCAGCATGATGGAAGATGTGGGAGCGGTCAGGGTCTTGCAGGGCATTGCTGACCATATTGATGATGGTCGCGTGCGACGCCGGGCTGAAGAAGCAGTGCAGAAGGTGCAAAAGGCGATTGAAAAGGATGCCGCCGTTGAAAAACTACAAAAGGATTTAGAGGAACTGAAAAAGGCCAACCAGGAAATGAAAAGCCGTTTAGAGGAATTAGAGGCAAAAGCACGGCCATAG
- a CDS encoding TIGR01458 family HAD-type hydrolase encodes MLPDALTDVKGLLLDLNGVFYVAHRTLPGTMEAIAAIQKSGLPYRYATNNTTQSTQTMSQSLKAMDLPIEPSEIISAAYAAVLHLRKMGTPTIYPLLTEDAQQDFAEFPMSETQADVIVLGDMGDAWDYRLMNRAFRLMMQGARLIALHRGKFWQWEAGLQLDIGAFVAGLEYATDQQAIVAGKPNSFFFQNAIADLELPAAQIAMIGDDIEADVAGAQAVGMKGILVKSGKYRPHLVEQLAVKPDAEITGVAEIADWFR; translated from the coding sequence ATGCTACCCGATGCGCTAACGGACGTGAAGGGATTGTTATTGGATCTCAATGGTGTTTTTTATGTCGCCCACCGCACCTTGCCAGGCACTATGGAGGCGATCGCAGCCATTCAAAAAAGTGGGCTACCCTACCGTTATGCCACTAACAATACGACCCAGTCCACGCAAACCATGAGCCAAAGCCTTAAGGCCATGGATCTGCCAATTGAGCCGTCAGAAATTATCAGCGCTGCCTATGCGGCTGTCTTGCACCTGCGAAAGATGGGAACCCCAACCATTTATCCCCTGTTGACAGAAGATGCGCAGCAGGATTTTGCTGAATTTCCTATGTCTGAGACCCAGGCCGATGTAATCGTTTTGGGGGATATGGGAGATGCCTGGGACTATCGCCTCATGAACCGGGCCTTTCGCCTGATGATGCAGGGAGCGCGATTGATCGCCCTACACCGAGGCAAGTTTTGGCAATGGGAAGCCGGACTGCAGCTAGATATTGGTGCCTTTGTGGCCGGGCTAGAATATGCCACCGATCAGCAGGCCATCGTGGCGGGCAAGCCTAATTCTTTCTTTTTTCAAAATGCGATCGCAGACCTAGAACTGCCCGCTGCCCAAATTGCGATGATCGGAGATGATATTGAAGCCGACGTTGCTGGTGCCCAGGCGGTAGGAATGAAAGGTATTTTGGTAAAAAGTGGGAAATACCGCCCTCACCTCGTTGAGCAACTGGCCGTGAAACCCGATGCTGAGATCACAGGCGTCGCAGAAATCGCTGACTGGTTTCGTTAA
- a CDS encoding aminotransferase class IV, with protein sequence MSSVSQPPCYWYDGQLFSESTLSLPIQEPGLLYGATVFTTVRVYEKALSHPWTAWPAHIDRMTQSLQAFAWPLPDWGQIRQGAEGLAQRYPILRVTVFSDGRSLILGRSLPTNLTTLQAEGVTAWVADSPDYSRPLPGHKTGNYLSCWLARQVAQRVGAQEAILINEQGHWLETSTGNLWGWANGAWWTPPLATRILPGILRSRLVQGLQAQGHTVMRIPWTPEQVTQFTCLAYTNSVVEVIPIRSVLRGAASVNYNPDHGKLRYLDTAWRSAG encoded by the coding sequence ATGTCCTCGGTTTCCCAGCCTCCGTGTTATTGGTACGACGGTCAGCTCTTTTCTGAGAGCACCCTATCGCTGCCTATTCAAGAGCCGGGTTTGCTCTACGGGGCTACGGTTTTTACGACAGTTCGTGTGTATGAAAAAGCCCTTTCTCACCCCTGGACGGCTTGGCCAGCCCATATAGACCGGATGACGCAATCGCTGCAAGCATTTGCATGGCCCTTGCCTGACTGGGGTCAGATACGACAAGGTGCAGAGGGGCTGGCCCAGAGGTATCCAATTCTGAGGGTAACGGTGTTCTCCGATGGGCGATCGCTGATTTTGGGGCGATCGCTGCCGACTAATCTCACTACCCTCCAGGCTGAGGGCGTGACCGCTTGGGTGGCTGACTCCCCTGACTACAGCCGTCCTTTACCTGGGCACAAAACCGGCAATTACCTCAGCTGTTGGCTCGCGCGTCAGGTAGCCCAGCGGGTGGGTGCCCAAGAAGCGATTCTCATTAACGAACAGGGCCACTGGTTAGAGACCAGCACAGGCAATCTGTGGGGCTGGGCAAACGGCGCTTGGTGGACACCGCCATTAGCCACCAGGATTTTGCCAGGGATCTTGCGATCTCGCCTTGTGCAAGGTTTACAAGCTCAAGGGCACACTGTGATGAGAATCCCGTGGACGCCAGAACAGGTGACCCAGTTTACCTGCTTGGCTTACACCAACAGCGTTGTAGAAGTCATCCCCATCCGGTCAGTTCTGCGAGGTGCTGCTTCCGTGAACTACAATCCAGATCATGGGAAATTGCGATACCTCGATACTGCCTGGCGATCAGCAGGCTAG
- the ftsH3 gene encoding ATP-dependent zinc metalloprotease FtsH3 has product MNKRWRNAGLYALLVVVVIALATAIFDNSGQETQTLRYSDFLGAVNDGSIERVSISADRSRARFTNPDPDVGGQATVNLPNDPDLISILESNNVDIVVFPQNDDSVVVRLFSTLLIPILLLVVLFFVLRRAQNGPGSQAMNFGKSKARVQMEPQTQVTFGDVAGIEQAKLELTEVVDFLKNADRFTAVGAKIPKGVLLVGPPGTGKTLLARAVAGEAGVPFFSISGSEFVEMFVGVGASRVRDLFEQAKNNAPCIVFIDEIDAVGRQRGAGLGGGNDEREQTLNQLLTEMDGFEGNTGIIIIAATNRPDVLDAALLRPGRFDRQVVVDRPDFAGRLEILKVHARGKTFAKDVDLEKIARRTPGFTGADLSNLLNEAAILAARRNLTEISMDEVNDAIDRVLAGPEKKDRVMSEKRKELVAYHEAGHALVGALMPDYDPVQKISIIPRGRAGGLTWFTPSEERLESGLYSRSYLQNQMAVALGGRLAEEIIYGNEEVTTGASNDLQQVARVARQMITRFGMSEALGPVALGRQQGNMFLGRDISAERDFSEETAATIDEEVRKLVDQAYQRAKQVLVENRAVLDKLALMLVEKETVDSEELQNLLNTNPVKMAPLV; this is encoded by the coding sequence GTGAACAAGCGGTGGAGAAATGCAGGGCTATACGCACTACTTGTCGTAGTCGTCATCGCACTTGCTACAGCAATTTTTGACAATTCGGGCCAAGAAACCCAGACTTTGCGCTATAGCGATTTCCTAGGTGCAGTCAATGACGGCAGCATTGAGCGTGTCAGTATCAGTGCTGATCGGTCACGGGCGCGTTTTACCAATCCCGACCCTGATGTCGGTGGTCAGGCAACTGTCAACCTTCCCAACGACCCCGACTTAATCAGCATTCTCGAATCCAACAATGTTGACATTGTTGTCTTTCCTCAAAACGATGACAGTGTTGTAGTGCGCCTGTTCAGCACCTTACTCATTCCGATTTTGCTGCTGGTAGTGCTCTTTTTTGTTCTCCGCCGAGCTCAAAATGGTCCCGGTAGCCAAGCCATGAACTTTGGGAAGTCGAAGGCACGGGTACAGATGGAGCCTCAGACTCAAGTCACCTTCGGCGATGTTGCAGGCATCGAGCAGGCCAAGCTGGAATTGACTGAGGTGGTTGACTTCCTCAAGAATGCTGATCGCTTCACGGCTGTGGGTGCCAAGATTCCTAAAGGGGTATTGCTTGTTGGACCTCCGGGAACGGGTAAGACGCTCTTAGCACGTGCAGTAGCTGGAGAAGCAGGCGTACCATTCTTCTCCATTTCAGGTTCTGAGTTTGTTGAAATGTTCGTAGGGGTCGGTGCGTCTCGGGTCCGTGACCTGTTCGAACAAGCCAAGAACAACGCGCCTTGTATTGTCTTCATTGATGAGATTGACGCAGTCGGACGGCAGCGAGGGGCTGGACTTGGCGGTGGTAACGATGAGCGGGAACAAACCCTCAACCAACTCTTGACTGAGATGGACGGGTTTGAAGGTAATACTGGCATCATCATCATCGCAGCGACTAACCGTCCAGATGTCCTGGATGCAGCCTTGCTCCGCCCAGGTCGATTCGACCGTCAGGTCGTTGTTGATCGCCCCGACTTTGCGGGCCGTTTAGAAATCCTGAAGGTTCATGCCCGTGGCAAGACCTTCGCAAAGGATGTAGACCTTGAAAAGATTGCCCGCCGCACCCCTGGCTTTACTGGGGCAGACCTTTCTAACCTACTGAATGAGGCTGCGATTTTGGCGGCGCGCCGTAATCTTACCGAAATCTCCATGGATGAGGTGAATGATGCCATTGATCGCGTTCTGGCCGGGCCTGAGAAGAAAGATCGCGTGATGAGCGAAAAGCGCAAAGAACTCGTCGCTTATCATGAAGCCGGTCATGCTCTGGTGGGTGCTTTAATGCCTGACTATGACCCTGTTCAGAAGATCAGCATCATCCCTCGGGGGCGTGCTGGAGGGCTTACCTGGTTTACCCCGAGCGAAGAGCGCCTTGAGTCTGGTCTGTACTCTCGCTCCTATTTGCAAAATCAGATGGCGGTTGCCCTAGGGGGTCGTCTGGCTGAAGAGATTATCTACGGCAATGAAGAGGTCACAACTGGGGCCTCTAATGACTTGCAGCAGGTTGCACGGGTCGCACGTCAAATGATTACCCGTTTTGGGATGAGCGAGGCGTTGGGACCGGTTGCGCTAGGGCGTCAGCAAGGCAACATGTTCTTAGGGCGTGATATCTCAGCTGAGCGAGACTTTTCTGAGGAAACGGCTGCCACTATTGATGAAGAAGTCCGTAAGCTAGTTGACCAAGCCTATCAGCGAGCCAAGCAGGTTTTAGTGGAGAACCGCGCGGTGCTGGATAAGCTTGCACTCATGCTAGTAGAGAAGGAGACCGTGGATTCTGAAGAGTTACAGAACCTCTTGAACACCAACCCTGTCAAGATGGCTCCTTTGGTATAG